AGAATAGATAAGAGTCCGAGATGACCTCCCTTTAAAACTGCTTCGTTAGGCACATTTTCTTCCAATTTGTGTCTACTGAACCAGACCAGATGTCGTGACCTTTAATTTAACTGTATTCTGGGAACCTTTGCGCTCCCTTATATACCCACGAGTATGATCTTTCCACCAGCATAAGTTTTATGACCCCTGTCGGGGTAGTttccttgtcaatcattggctTATTGGTGAAATCGTCAGtcataaaaaataaatcaaaccTTCATTAATGCAATTGCAGAGAGACTTTAACAATGGAAGCACAGCATGCATGTTTCACAGTAAGTTCTGCAACCAACCAAAGGGCGCAGCTGATTATATACTTTGATCACTTCCCTGATGGTGTGATCATCTACTTCAGTGTATGTGTGCAACAATAAGCTGAGGTAACCTAGGACAGTAGCTTCTCTGAATTCATTAGCATTGACCACTTTACACAAGATCAAAATGTCAAAATTAGACACTTGTTACTTCTATCTAGTTTCGGTCTGACTCACACCCAGCCTGCAGGTTAAGGGCTTAACCGCAAAGATGAAAATAGATAGCTTGTGCAAGGTATAGTGTAAGACACATAGCAACAGTACAATAGTGAGACAAGCATATGAATCTTAAGGTCCCCTTAATCAATAATGGGGAGGGTCTTTGGGACCCTACACCCCATAATCCCTGGGCTGTTGGTGTCCTCACTCAGAGCCATCTGCCTACAGATCTCCATAAAAGAACACActgcacacccacacactctctccacatTGTTGGCACCGGAAGATCGTTTGCATGACTGCAAACAATAAAATCCCCGGTCAAATGTAGGAGATGCCTAGACAACACTATCAATATTGACTATTTTCAGAGAGGAGCAAAGCAGCACACAGACAGTCTCTCCTGTTAAAAGCGTATCGTTTGACCCATGGCAAACTTCACTACTACAGAAGATGACTGCTGTGCCTTTGAGTCTCCCATCCTGGACCATGTCCTGCCTCCCATCCTGGTGCTGGAGTTCATGTTTGGGCTGATGGGGAATGTTGTGGCTCTGTGGATGTTTATTTTCCACATGGACACCTGGAAGCCCAACTCTGTCTACCTCGCACAGCTGGCCGTTGCCGACTCCATCGTCCTGTTCTGGCTTCCATTCAGAGCCGACTACTACCGACGCGGGGAGCACTGGATCCATGGTGATGCCATGTGTCGGATTATGCTGTTCATGTTGACGGCCAACCGCGGCGCTGGCATCTTCTTCCTCACTGCAGTGGCTGTCGACCGTTACCTCAAGATCGTTCACCCCATGAACAAGATCAACCGGATGGGCCTGAATTATGCTCTGTGGGTGTCTCTGGGCCTGTGGGGGATGATCATCGCTGCAACCGGGTACCTGCTGACCAACAAACACTTATTCTACCGCAACAACCAGACACAGTGCGAGAGCTTCAACATCTGCATGGGCTTCAGCCCGCTGTCTACGTGGCACAACACCTTATACGTGACCCAGTTCTTCTTGCCCACTGCCATTGTCACCTTCTGCACGGTCTGCATCACCTGGCAGCTGAAGAACAAGACGATCGACACCGGGGGCAAGATCAAACGTGCGGTGCAGTTTGTCAAGGCCGTGACACTCATCTTCATAATTTGCTTCTTTCCCAGTACAGTGTCTCGGATCGCTGTGTGGATCCTCAAGGCCTGGTACAACGAGTGCCATTATTTCAAAGAGGCCAGTTTGGCGTTCTACACCTCTGTGTGTTTCACCTACTTCAACAGCGTGCTGAACCCCATCGTGTACTACTTCTCCAGCTCTGCCTTCAGTGGGAACTTCCAGAAGCTGTTCAACAGACTgctggggaggaaagaggaggaggtacCGCCAGCCTCACCTGAGACTGGGACAAAGATCAGCAGTGCAAATACAGTGTCAGGGAGGAGTAGTGACTTTCAATCACAGGTCCAGGGTGAGGGCCTGTACTTGCAAAGCGTCTCAGACTTATTCATTGTGATGTAAAatacaaaactgatcctagatcagcagtcctaggcttactctgagatgcttttaTGAAAAGGTACCCAGGAGAACACAATATCTGATTT
The sequence above is drawn from the Oncorhynchus gorbuscha isolate QuinsamMale2020 ecotype Even-year linkage group LG11, OgorEven_v1.0, whole genome shotgun sequence genome and encodes:
- the LOC124048686 gene encoding hydroxycarboxylic acid receptor 2-like, which translates into the protein MANFTTTEDDCCAFESPILDHVLPPILVLEFMFGLMGNVVALWMFIFHMDTWKPNSVYLAQLAVADSIVLFWLPFRADYYRRGEHWIHGDAMCRIMLFMLTANRGAGIFFLTAVAVDRYLKIVHPMNKINRMGLNYALWVSLGLWGMIIAATGYLLTNKHLFYRNNQTQCESFNICMGFSPLSTWHNTLYVTQFFLPTAIVTFCTVCITWQLKNKTIDTGGKIKRAVQFVKAVTLIFIICFFPSTVSRIAVWILKAWYNECHYFKEASLAFYTSVCFTYFNSVLNPIVYYFSSSAFSGNFQKLFNRLLGRKEEEVPPASPETGTKISSANTVSGRSSDFQSQVQGEGLYLQSVSDLFIVM